The Kribbella shirazensis genomic interval GCCCGGTCGGCCCGGCGGTCCGCTCTGACGGTTCCAGCGTGACCCGGCGCCGCGGATCCAGTTCGCCGAGGTCCACCAAGCGGCAGAACCCGGTCAGCAGCGGCAGCTTGTACACCGAGGCCAACGGCACCATCCCGTCCGCGTCGACCTCGACGGTCGACTCGGGCTCGTCGAGCGCCACCGCGTGCAGCCAACCGCGGACACCGGCGTCCTCGAACACCGCGCGGATCCGGGCGCTCACGAGGTCAGCGCTTCCGTGAGCTGTGCCATCACGTCGTTCGGCCGCAGGAAGGGTGTCCGCGTCCTCGACCAGACGATCCGCAACCGCAACGGCAGCGGATCGTCGGCCAGCCGGTGCCGCGAGACTCCCGGCGCGGTCAGCGACGGGTCCGCGGTCACCACGATCGCCTGTCCCGCGGCTGCCATCGCGAGCCCGGCGCGGTCGTCGGTCACCACGACCGTCCCGCCGTCCGGCCGATGCAACGCCACAGTGTCCAGGAAGAGGTCCCGCGCCGCCGGCGCCTCGGCCCGCGGCCGTACCGCGATCGGCAATCCCTTCAAGTCCCGCAGGGGCACGACCTCACCGTCCGCCATCGACGCGGGCGCCAACGCCCACGTCGACAACAAGGCCACTGGCCCGGCTTCCAGACCGTCGAGGACGGTGGGATGCAGTACGGCGGCCAAGGTCAGCCGGCCCGTGCCTACTTGGTTGACCAGGGAACTCGTCGGCGCGGTCACCACCGTGACGCGACTGCCCCGGAGCGCGGCCCCACAGGCCGCGGCCACCGCGGCGCCGGCGGCCGGCGGAACCTCCGGGGCCAGGCCGACCCGGATCTCGGGACCCTCCGGATCGCGCGCGACGGCGGCCTGGTGGAGCTCACCGATCGAAGTCAGGGCGCGGCGCGCGTACGGCAGCAGGGCGGCCCCGGCCGGGGTGAGTTCTACGCGGCCGGCGCCGCGTTCGAAGAGCTTGGCGCCGACCAGCGCCTCCAGCCGGCGCAGGCCCTG includes:
- a CDS encoding LysR family transcriptional regulator — encoded protein: MLTERHLQIFIALAEEQHFGDAARVVGITQPPLSQGLRRLEALVGAKLFERGAGRVELTPAGAALLPYARRALTSIGELHQAAVARDPEGPEIRVGLAPEVPPAAGAAVAAACGAALRGSRVTVVTAPTSSLVNQVGTGRLTLAAVLHPTVLDGLEAGPVALLSTWALAPASMADGEVVPLRDLKGLPIAVRPRAEAPAARDLFLDTVALHRPDGGTVVVTDDRAGLAMAAAGQAIVVTADPSLTAPGVSRHRLADDPLPLRLRIVWSRTRTPFLRPNDVMAQLTEALTS